The genomic DNA GTTTCCACACCTAAACCGAATTGGTTAAAAAATTTTCTCATGGTTGCATATGCTTCATCAGGATCGTGAAATCCTTCTTTCTTCCCATAATCATAGTTTCCTATTTTCATGGCAATATGGAACATATACACATTTGAAGATCTTTCAAGAGCCGTTAGATCATTAATCGTCCCCATATTCTGGTAGGACTTCTTCGTTGGAGTTCCGGCAATTTTTATCGGACTATCGAGGAAGGTATCACCTGGGGAAATCACTCCTGTTTCATAACCCGTTAATACAGTCGCCCCTTTCACCGCCGAACCCATCGCATAGGCGTTATATAGTGCACCGTACGTTTCATCACTGATCGCACCATTTTCTTCACTTTTCCCAGCAATCGCAAGAATTTCACCTGTTTGTGGGTTGGTTACGACCGCATACCCTTCACTCGCACCACTGTCCTTTTTCAACTCTTCCTCTATGATTTTCTCCGCTTCCTGCTGGAGGGCTAAGTCAATCGTGAGAATCAAGTCCTTTCCGGATTCCCCTGGGGTTACTTCCCCTTCAATAAGGTTACCCGTCTTATCTTGAACATAGGTTTGAGTTTCCTTAGTCCCGCGAAGCCAATTCTCGTATTGTTGCTCAATGAAGCTTGTACCTACGAGGTCACTTAGTTGGTACCCGTTACTTTTATACGTATCGCTAGCTTCTTCTGGAATTTGACCCACATTACCAAAAAGCTGACGAAGCGTATTACCGTATACATATTTTCTGGTGGAGTCCACTTTGACCTCGAAACCAGGAAGTTCTTCAAGTCGCTCATTGATGATGGCCATCTCTGTTGTTGTTAATCCCATCTTGATTCTTTTAATGGAAGAGCTATCCACATCCATTTCTCTTTTAATCGCAAGTACTTCCATTTCCGCAGCTGTGATCGTCTCTAACTCTTCTTCGGTAATTCGCTCTAAAATCAGTTGATATTCTTCATTATCATCCAAGTTCGCTTGTTCTTCTGCAGTCACCTTCGCATATGCATCTTCTTTTCTAGTAAAAATCCAATAATCTTTTTTGTCGCGTTCTTTTACATTTTCTGTACTTACTTCTATTAGTCCAGCAATCTTTTGTGCCAATTCAAGCCGTTCCTGCTGGCTGTGCTCATTCGAAGGATTGATGTACGTCAATGTGAAAATGGCCTCGTTTTCCACCAAAACATTTCCATCACGGTCATAGATCTTTCCGCGAGGAGTAGTCCAGGTATAAACAGTGGTCGTCGTCTCTTCACTTTCCTTCGCGTATTCCTCTCCTTGAACAATTTGAATTTTTCCCAGTCGAATAATCAACGTCGAAAACAACAAAAAGACTATAAAAAAGAGAATATTCATCCGAGTAAAGAGTATTTTATTTTTCCTCTTCTCCCTCATAACAGCTTGTAAGTGCTCCTTTCCTAAAAAAGGGAATCATGTCCCAATTTATCATTCATACGTGTATGATATCGTGAAAATATGAACAAATTATGACGAAACTTTTACTGGAGAATGAAGGTTTTGTGTGGCTGGCTTAATTAATAAGATAACGGTCTTCATAGCGTGAATGAAGACCGTTACCATTCAATTTTTAATAAGAAGTGGTCTTCTTCTACCTTATGAAAACCACTTGCAAGGAGAAGCGTTATAATAACAGTCATCAGTATCTAATAATTAGAAAAGTCTCTCAGCACTTCACGGAGAGACCGCTTAAACAGCTACATTCCGCAAATACATCTGCAATTTTTCCTTCATTTCATTTGAGTCGTTCATTTTCTCTGTGAAATTCATAAAAGATATTTCATCAGCCTCATCGAGAGCTTGGTTGATTTTAAATTG from Robertmurraya sp. FSL R5-0851 includes the following:
- a CDS encoding penicillin-binding transpeptidase domain-containing protein; this translates as MIIRLGKIQIVQGEEYAKESEETTTTVYTWTTPRGKIYDRDGNVLVENEAIFTLTYINPSNEHSQQERLELAQKIAGLIEVSTENVKERDKKDYWIFTRKEDAYAKVTAEEQANLDDNEEYQLILERITEEELETITAAEMEVLAIKREMDVDSSSIKRIKMGLTTTEMAIINERLEELPGFEVKVDSTRKYVYGNTLRQLFGNVGQIPEEASDTYKSNGYQLSDLVGTSFIEQQYENWLRGTKETQTYVQDKTGNLIEGEVTPGESGKDLILTIDLALQQEAEKIIEEELKKDSGASEGYAVVTNPQTGEILAIAGKSEENGAISDETYGALYNAYAMGSAVKGATVLTGYETGVISPGDTFLDSPIKIAGTPTKKSYQNMGTINDLTALERSSNVYMFHIAMKIGNYDYGKKEGFHDPDEAYATMRKFFNQFGLGVETEIDLPSEATGYNGGVQQLGNLMDFAIGQFDTYTPLQLAQYVSTIANDGKRVQPHLMMEVREPDHESGESAEVIEEFETNVLNTVDMELPYIERVQEGFRRVMTGSKGTAASYFKGVTYDPAGKTGTAQVSDGKGGYNYNLTLVGYAPYDNPEIAISIVVPNAENDSSGINKYIGKRILDFYFENK